One region of Dissulfurirhabdus thermomarina genomic DNA includes:
- a CDS encoding TRAP transporter substrate-binding protein has translation MDRRTFLKTAGAAAVAAAGAAPAVHAGGRRLWRMVTAWPPGMPILQTGAEGFARRVSELTGGRLTIQVFAGGELIPPLEVFDAVSQGTVQCGHGAAYYWAGKEPAFQWFTSVPFGLNGQGMNTWLYEGGGLELWEKVYAPYNLVPRPCGNTGVQMGGWFNREIRRLADFKGLKMRIPGLGGRVFARAGGTVVLLPGGEIYTSLERGVIDATEWVGPYHDMRMGFHRIAKYYYGPGWHEPGSTLELIVHRPAYEALPADMKAAVDAAAAEANLRMLAEFEARNAEALAAIRKEGKVAVRTFPADLLEALRKLSNETLEEEAGKNPVTRKVHAAFTAFRRRWRAWEELSEGAYYRSLL, from the coding sequence ATGGATCGCCGAACCTTTCTCAAGACGGCCGGTGCGGCGGCGGTCGCGGCCGCCGGGGCCGCACCCGCGGTGCATGCCGGGGGCCGCCGCCTCTGGCGGATGGTGACCGCCTGGCCCCCGGGGATGCCCATCCTCCAGACCGGGGCAGAGGGCTTCGCCCGCCGGGTCTCGGAACTCACCGGCGGGCGGCTCACCATCCAGGTCTTCGCCGGGGGCGAGCTCATCCCGCCCCTCGAGGTCTTCGACGCCGTCTCCCAGGGCACGGTGCAGTGCGGGCACGGGGCCGCCTACTACTGGGCCGGCAAGGAGCCGGCCTTCCAGTGGTTCACCTCCGTCCCCTTCGGGCTGAACGGCCAGGGCATGAACACCTGGCTCTACGAAGGCGGGGGCCTCGAGCTGTGGGAGAAGGTCTATGCGCCCTACAACCTCGTGCCCCGGCCCTGCGGGAACACCGGCGTCCAGATGGGGGGCTGGTTCAACCGCGAGATCCGCCGGCTGGCCGACTTCAAGGGGCTCAAGATGCGGATCCCGGGCCTGGGCGGCCGGGTCTTCGCCCGGGCGGGCGGCACGGTGGTTCTCCTGCCCGGCGGCGAGATCTACACCTCCCTGGAGCGGGGGGTCATCGACGCCACCGAGTGGGTCGGGCCCTACCACGACATGCGGATGGGCTTCCACCGGATCGCCAAGTACTACTACGGGCCTGGCTGGCACGAGCCCGGGAGTACCCTGGAGCTCATCGTGCACCGGCCCGCCTACGAGGCCTTGCCTGCGGACATGAAGGCCGCGGTGGATGCCGCCGCCGCCGAGGCGAACCTCCGCATGCTTGCCGAGTTCGAGGCCCGGAACGCCGAGGCCCTGGCCGCCATCCGGAAGGAGGGCAAGGTCGCGGTGCGGACCTTCCCGGCCGATCTCCTCGAGGCCCTTCGGAAGCTCTCGAACGAGACTCTGGAGGAAGAGGCGGGCAAGAATCCGGTGACCCGGAAGGTGCACGCCGCCTTCACGGCCTTCCGCCGGCGGTGGCGGGCCTGGGAAGAGCTGTCCGAGGGGGCCTACTACCGGTCGCTGCTCTAG
- the adk gene encoding adenylate kinase, whose translation MRLILLGGPGAGKGTQANFIIQKLGIPQISTGDMLRAAVKAGTELGLEAKKYMDSGALVPDEVIIGLVKERITQPDCQKGFLFDGFPRTIPQAEAMKEAGVDIDYVVEIAVPDEEIIKRMSGRRVHLPSGRTYHVVFNPPKVEGKDDVTGEPLIQRDDDKEETVRKRLEVYHAQTEPLVDYYKKWEASGDPKAPKYVRIDGIGKVEEIRDRIFAAIGA comes from the coding sequence ATGCGTTTGATCCTGTTGGGCGGGCCCGGGGCCGGAAAAGGCACCCAGGCCAATTTCATCATCCAGAAGCTGGGCATTCCGCAGATCTCCACCGGTGACATGCTCCGGGCCGCCGTGAAGGCCGGCACCGAGCTCGGCCTCGAGGCCAAGAAGTACATGGATTCCGGGGCCCTCGTCCCCGACGAGGTCATCATCGGCCTCGTCAAGGAGCGCATCACCCAGCCCGACTGCCAGAAGGGCTTCCTCTTCGACGGCTTTCCCCGGACCATCCCCCAGGCCGAGGCCATGAAGGAGGCCGGCGTGGACATCGACTACGTGGTGGAGATCGCCGTGCCCGACGAGGAGATCATCAAGCGGATGAGCGGGCGCCGGGTGCATCTCCCCTCTGGCCGGACCTACCACGTGGTCTTCAACCCGCCCAAGGTCGAGGGCAAGGACGACGTCACGGGCGAGCCCCTCATCCAGCGCGACGACGACAAGGAAGAGACCGTCCGCAAGCGCCTCGAGGTCTACCACGCCCAGACCGAGCCCCTGGTGGACTACTACAAGAAGTGGGAGGCCTCCGGCGACCCGAAGGCCCCGAAGTACGTCCGGATCGACGGCATCGGGAAGGTGGAGGAGATCCGCGACCGGATCTTCGCCGCCATCGGCGCCTGA
- a CDS encoding 6-pyruvoyl trahydropterin synthase family protein, with protein sequence MYTVCVIREFRARHHLSGGDWGGENRPHAHAYRLEVRVSGPELDAHGFLVDVTVVEAALDDLLRRYEGALLNELPEFGGRNPTMERLARAVCRRVAACLPGGPGWRVRARVWESDRAWAEHALGGAGSDG encoded by the coding sequence ATGTACACGGTCTGCGTCATCCGGGAGTTCCGGGCCCGGCACCATCTCTCCGGCGGGGACTGGGGCGGCGAGAACCGGCCGCATGCCCACGCCTACCGGCTGGAGGTCCGGGTGTCCGGTCCGGAGCTCGACGCCCACGGGTTCCTGGTGGACGTGACGGTGGTGGAGGCCGCCCTCGACGACCTCCTCCGCCGGTACGAGGGGGCCTTGCTGAACGAGCTTCCGGAGTTCGGGGGGCGGAATCCTACCATGGAACGCCTGGCACGGGCCGTGTGCCGGCGGGTGGCCGCCTGCCTCCCCGGCGGCCCGGGGTGGCGGGTACGGGCCAGGGTCTGGGAGAGCGACCGGGCGTGGGCGGAGCACGCCCTGGGCGGGGCGGGGTCGGACGGATGA
- a CDS encoding TIGR04211 family SH3 domain-containing protein, which produces MGPSPSFRRRSAVPVDLVLIVLLAASLAAAALPGAAAAEPTEANATTRHYVAPAIEVPLRTGQDTTYRIIALVPNGTPVEVLEEGDKWVRVRLPSGKEGWMPSRFVTTERPLRDVLTEVERERDRLGRRLKEERTLNAALKEELAKARKALAEAEKARDQAQKAYKTLAEDAKDVVALKNAYDESQSEVQKLRQRVAILEQKNQQLERDRFVSYFLAGGGVLLVGWLLGALGGRRKRRSRLEL; this is translated from the coding sequence ATGGGTCCATCCCCCTCCTTCCGCCGCCGATCCGCCGTCCCCGTGGACCTGGTGCTGATCGTCCTCCTGGCCGCGTCCCTGGCGGCCGCCGCCCTGCCCGGCGCGGCCGCCGCCGAGCCCACGGAGGCCAACGCCACCACCCGCCACTACGTGGCCCCCGCCATCGAGGTCCCCCTCCGGACGGGCCAGGACACCACCTACCGGATCATCGCCCTGGTCCCCAACGGGACGCCGGTGGAGGTCCTGGAAGAAGGGGACAAGTGGGTCCGGGTGCGGCTGCCCAGCGGGAAGGAAGGCTGGATGCCCAGCCGCTTCGTCACCACGGAGCGCCCCCTGAGGGATGTCCTGACCGAGGTCGAGAGAGAGCGGGACCGCCTCGGCCGGCGGCTCAAGGAAGAAAGGACCCTGAACGCCGCCCTCAAGGAGGAGCTGGCCAAGGCCCGAAAGGCCCTCGCCGAGGCCGAAAAGGCCCGCGACCAGGCCCAAAAGGCCTACAAGACCCTCGCCGAGGACGCCAAGGACGTGGTGGCGCTCAAGAACGCCTACGACGAAAGCCAGTCGGAGGTCCAAAAGCTCCGCCAGCGGGTGGCCATCCTCGAGCAGAAGAACCAACAGCTCGAGCGGGACCGGTTCGTGAGCTACTTCCTCGCGGGCGGAGGCGTCCTCCTGGTGGGATGGCTCCTCGGTGCCCTGGGAGGCCGCCGGAAGCGCCGGAGCCGCCTGGAGCTGTGA
- the glgP gene encoding alpha-glucan family phosphorylase, whose product MPTIQTVTILPSLPERLAPLLTLARNLWWTWTPRAIHLFQDMDRELWERCGHNPVALLGSIEQPRLEALERDKIFLARMNEVLEELDRYLNFQTWYGTASEGRAQGRIAYFSAEFGLHESLPFYSGGLGILAGDHMKSASDLGLPMVGVGLLYKHGYFQQYLNPDGWQLETYPLNEFDNMPLTLVRDEAGEPLTVSVEILGREVKARIWSLVVGRVPIYLLDTDVPTNTLADRQITSFLYGGSLETRLQQEMILGIGGFRALRALDLCHTVCHMNEGHSAFMAVERIRCLVEEQKLDFDEALEVVRATNIFTTHTPVPAGIDRFPPELMKRYFAGMVKQLGIGMDDFLALGRMNPADPAEPFCMAVLAIKTASQTNGVSKLHAEVSRRMWAEIWPRIPRHETPITHVTNGVHTLGWLSSEMARLYERYLGSRWIDEPANHAVWERVDLIPDFELWRSRERLREWLIAFARRRLVQQLKAKGAPGYQLDQAEEVLDPEALTIGFARRFATYKRANLIFRDPERLAAILNHKDRPVQIVFAGKAHPKDMEGKELIHLVIQMANRPEFRNRLVFIENYDIEVARNLVQGVDVWLNTPRRPNEASGTSGMKVVANGGLNLSILDGWWVEGYQGDNGWAIGAGEEYDDHNYQDDVESRLLYELLENTVVPMFYTRNSQNIPVEWVATIRNSIKSIAPFFNTNRMVEEYANSAYLPKIDTWHNLEKEQWREAKEICTWKKAVQQKWSGVSITDVQLPMEGTPKVGDRLPIRAAVEMDGLSPEEVRVEAYIGRLDAEGNIPEGHALPLLYTGERSERGHLYQGHLLCLSSGRIGLTLRCYPYRKGLSHKFELGLLTWWDVGEAAE is encoded by the coding sequence ATGCCCACCATCCAGACCGTCACCATCCTGCCGAGCCTGCCGGAACGGCTGGCCCCGCTCCTCACCCTGGCCCGCAACCTCTGGTGGACCTGGACCCCGCGGGCCATCCACCTCTTCCAGGACATGGACCGGGAGCTGTGGGAACGCTGCGGCCACAACCCGGTGGCCCTCCTGGGCAGCATCGAGCAGCCCAGGCTCGAGGCCCTGGAGCGGGACAAGATCTTCCTGGCCCGGATGAACGAGGTCCTGGAGGAACTCGACCGCTACCTGAACTTCCAGACCTGGTACGGGACCGCCTCGGAGGGCCGAGCCCAGGGCCGCATCGCCTACTTCTCGGCGGAATTCGGCCTGCACGAGAGCCTCCCCTTCTACTCCGGCGGCCTCGGGATCCTCGCCGGCGACCACATGAAGTCCGCCAGCGACCTCGGGCTCCCCATGGTGGGCGTGGGACTCCTCTACAAGCACGGCTACTTCCAGCAATACCTCAACCCCGACGGCTGGCAGCTCGAGACCTATCCCCTGAACGAGTTCGACAACATGCCGCTCACCCTGGTCCGGGACGAGGCCGGCGAGCCCCTCACCGTCTCCGTGGAGATCCTGGGCCGCGAGGTGAAGGCGCGGATCTGGTCCCTCGTGGTGGGCCGGGTCCCCATCTACCTGCTGGACACCGACGTCCCCACCAACACCCTGGCCGACCGCCAGATCACCTCGTTCCTCTACGGGGGGAGCCTCGAGACCCGCCTCCAGCAGGAGATGATCCTCGGCATCGGCGGGTTCCGGGCGCTTCGGGCCCTGGACCTCTGCCACACCGTCTGCCACATGAACGAGGGCCACTCGGCCTTCATGGCGGTGGAGCGGATCCGCTGCCTCGTCGAGGAACAGAAGCTGGACTTCGACGAGGCCCTGGAGGTGGTCCGGGCCACCAACATCTTCACCACCCACACCCCGGTCCCGGCGGGGATCGACCGCTTCCCTCCGGAACTCATGAAGCGCTACTTCGCCGGCATGGTGAAGCAGCTCGGGATCGGCATGGACGACTTCCTGGCCCTCGGCCGCATGAACCCCGCCGACCCGGCGGAACCCTTCTGCATGGCGGTGCTGGCCATCAAGACCGCCTCGCAGACCAACGGGGTCAGCAAGCTCCACGCCGAGGTCTCCCGTCGGATGTGGGCCGAGATCTGGCCCCGCATCCCGCGCCACGAGACCCCCATCACCCACGTCACCAACGGGGTCCACACCCTGGGCTGGCTCTCCAGCGAGATGGCCCGCCTCTACGAGCGCTACCTCGGCTCGCGCTGGATCGACGAGCCGGCCAACCACGCCGTCTGGGAACGGGTGGACCTCATCCCGGACTTCGAGCTCTGGCGCAGCCGGGAACGGCTCCGGGAGTGGCTCATCGCCTTCGCCCGCCGCCGCCTGGTCCAGCAGCTCAAGGCCAAGGGCGCCCCGGGCTACCAGCTCGACCAGGCCGAGGAGGTCCTCGACCCCGAGGCCCTCACCATCGGTTTCGCCCGGCGCTTTGCCACCTACAAGCGGGCCAACCTCATCTTCCGCGACCCGGAACGGCTCGCCGCCATCCTGAACCACAAGGACCGGCCGGTCCAGATCGTCTTCGCCGGCAAGGCCCATCCCAAGGACATGGAGGGGAAGGAGCTCATCCACCTGGTCATCCAGATGGCCAACCGGCCCGAGTTCCGCAACCGCCTCGTCTTCATCGAGAACTACGACATCGAGGTGGCCCGGAACCTCGTCCAGGGGGTGGACGTCTGGCTGAACACCCCCCGCCGGCCCAACGAGGCCAGCGGCACCAGCGGTATGAAGGTGGTGGCCAACGGCGGGCTCAACCTCAGCATCCTGGACGGCTGGTGGGTGGAAGGCTACCAGGGCGACAACGGCTGGGCCATCGGGGCCGGCGAGGAATACGACGACCACAACTACCAGGACGACGTGGAGAGCCGGCTCCTCTACGAACTCCTCGAGAACACCGTGGTCCCCATGTTCTACACGCGCAACTCCCAGAACATCCCCGTGGAATGGGTGGCCACCATCCGGAACTCCATCAAGAGCATCGCCCCTTTCTTCAACACGAACCGGATGGTGGAGGAATACGCCAACAGCGCCTATCTCCCCAAGATCGACACCTGGCACAACCTGGAAAAGGAACAGTGGCGGGAGGCCAAGGAGATCTGCACCTGGAAGAAGGCGGTCCAGCAGAAGTGGAGCGGGGTCTCCATCACCGACGTCCAGCTCCCCATGGAGGGGACCCCCAAGGTGGGCGACCGGCTGCCCATCCGCGCCGCGGTGGAGATGGACGGCCTCTCCCCGGAAGAGGTCCGGGTGGAGGCCTACATCGGCCGCCTCGACGCGGAGGGCAACATCCCGGAGGGCCACGCCCTGCCCCTCCTCTACACGGGGGAGCGAAGCGAGCGGGGCCACCTCTACCAGGGCCACCTCCTGTGCCTCTCCAGCGGCCGGATCGGCCTCACCCTCCGGTGCTACCCCTACCGGAAGGGTCTCTCCCACAAGTTCGAGCTGGGGCTGCTGACCTGGTGGGACGTGGGGGAGGCGGCGGAGTAG
- a CDS encoding zinc-binding dehydrogenase has translation MRARAVWFTGPWRVEVRDEPVREPGPGEVRVRTRLSAVSRGTELLVLSGAAPAALAADEHIGALAGALSFPLKYGYGCVGEVEAAGPGTAPDLVGRTVFAFHPHQDLFCLPAADLRPVPEDLAGEDALFFAAMETAVTLVLDGRPFLGARVVVFGLGVVGLLATALLARFPLEVLAGIDPAPLRRKIAREAGAHAVFPPPEARPGGALLERLGAGGRTAGADLVLETSGVPEALDAAVGVAGFSGTVVVGSWYGTRRVSLDLGSAFHRRRLRLVSSQVSTLAPEATGRWSRNRRTGTTWEWIRRLQPGRYLTHRFPLEAAPEAYEFLRGGTGEALQVALVHQG, from the coding sequence GTGAGAGCCCGGGCGGTCTGGTTCACCGGGCCCTGGCGGGTGGAGGTTCGCGATGAGCCGGTCCGCGAGCCGGGCCCGGGCGAGGTCCGGGTACGGACCCGGCTCTCGGCCGTGAGCCGGGGGACCGAGCTCCTGGTCCTCTCCGGGGCGGCGCCGGCGGCGCTCGCCGCCGACGAGCACATCGGGGCCCTGGCGGGGGCGTTGTCTTTTCCGCTCAAGTACGGCTACGGGTGCGTGGGCGAGGTGGAGGCCGCCGGCCCCGGCACGGCCCCGGATCTCGTCGGCCGGACCGTCTTCGCCTTCCATCCCCACCAGGACCTTTTCTGCCTGCCGGCCGCGGACCTCCGGCCGGTGCCGGAGGACCTGGCCGGCGAGGACGCCCTCTTCTTTGCGGCCATGGAGACGGCCGTCACCCTGGTGCTCGACGGGCGGCCCTTCCTCGGCGCCCGGGTGGTGGTCTTCGGCCTCGGCGTGGTGGGGCTGCTGGCGACGGCACTTTTGGCCCGCTTTCCGCTGGAGGTGCTCGCCGGGATCGACCCGGCGCCCCTCCGGCGCAAGATCGCCCGCGAGGCCGGGGCCCACGCCGTGTTCCCGCCGCCGGAGGCCCGGCCCGGCGGGGCGCTCTTGGAGCGGCTCGGCGCCGGGGGGCGGACCGCGGGCGCCGACCTCGTCCTCGAGACCTCGGGGGTGCCGGAGGCCCTGGACGCCGCGGTGGGCGTCGCCGGCTTCTCGGGCACGGTGGTGGTGGGGTCCTGGTACGGCACCCGGCGGGTCTCGCTGGACCTGGGAAGCGCCTTCCACCGGCGCCGGCTGCGTCTCGTGAGCAGCCAGGTGAGCACCCTGGCGCCGGAGGCCACCGGGCGCTGGAGCCGCAACCGACGTACCGGTACGACGTGGGAGTGGATCCGCCGCCTCCAACCCGGTCGGTACCTCACCCACCGATTTCCCCTGGAGGCGGCCCCCGAGGCCTACGAGTTTCTCAGGGGGGGCACCGGGGAGGCCCTCCAGGTGGCCCTGGTCCACCAGGGCTGA
- a CDS encoding RibD family protein, with amino-acid sequence MVEIFGPGHTDRREGRRLSVRRVLARLSRAAGDGRAGGGEGARRIAALFDPPPPPAAGRPRVTLSYAQSLDGCIAAEPGRPLALSGRPSLALTHGLRARHDAILVGIGTVLADDPRLNVRLAEGPDPRPVVLDTGLRFPEGARMLANAGPRPWIVAGAGADPGRARRLEALGARVVRVRRGPGGVDLPAALARLAELGVRRLMVEGGARVITAFLCGRLVDRVVVTVAPVLVGGLKAVDRFCPPDPACLPRLRNVRYERVGEDMVVCGDLECEAA; translated from the coding sequence ATGGTGGAGATCTTCGGGCCAGGGCACACGGATCGGCGGGAGGGGAGGCGTCTTTCGGTCCGGCGGGTCCTCGCGCGGCTGTCCCGGGCCGCCGGTGACGGCCGCGCAGGCGGCGGGGAAGGGGCCCGGCGCATCGCGGCGCTCTTCGACCCGCCGCCCCCGCCCGCGGCCGGCCGGCCCCGCGTCACCCTGAGCTACGCGCAGAGCCTCGACGGCTGCATCGCCGCGGAGCCCGGGCGGCCCCTGGCCCTCAGCGGCCGGCCGTCCCTCGCCCTCACCCACGGCCTCCGGGCCCGGCACGACGCCATCCTGGTGGGCATCGGCACGGTGCTCGCCGACGACCCCCGGCTGAACGTCCGGCTGGCCGAGGGGCCCGATCCCCGGCCCGTGGTGCTCGACACGGGGCTCCGGTTCCCGGAAGGGGCCCGGATGCTGGCCAACGCCGGGCCGCGGCCCTGGATCGTGGCGGGGGCCGGCGCCGACCCGGGCCGCGCCCGGCGTCTCGAGGCCCTGGGGGCCCGGGTGGTCCGGGTGCGGCGCGGCCCGGGCGGCGTGGACCTGCCGGCGGCGCTGGCCCGGCTGGCGGAGCTGGGCGTCCGGCGGCTCATGGTGGAGGGGGGCGCCCGGGTCATCACCGCCTTCCTCTGCGGCCGGCTGGTGGACCGGGTGGTGGTCACGGTGGCGCCGGTCCTGGTGGGCGGGCTCAAGGCGGTGGACCGGTTCTGCCCCCCCGACCCCGCCTGCCTGCCGCGGCTTCGAAACGTCCGGTACGAGCGGGTGGGAGAAGACATGGTGGTGTGCGGCGACCTCGAGTGCGAGGCGGCGTGA
- a CDS encoding TRAP transporter large permease — translation MEYLAIWMFVVMTALLLLGFPVAFTLLGTSLFFGLLGFGWSFFDLLPLRVWGVMTNFTLVAVPLFVFMGVMLERAGIAGELLEAMALLFGRIRGGLAVTVVVVGALLGASTGIVGATVVTMGLLALPTMLKHRYQHELATGTVAAAGTLGQIIPPSIILVLLGDVIGVSVGDLFVGALLPGLLLVGLYMAYILVQAWRHPERAPAVDRREADIPEGTSLPRLVARALVPPMVLIVAVLGSIFAGIASPTEAAGLGASGATLLCMARGRFDRRILREVMAATTQLTSMVFIILVGAAAFGLVFRGLGGPALIREFIFALPLGRWGILALVMGLIFVVGFFLDFIEITFIYVPILTPILHALHFDPVWFAVLFAMNLQTSFLTPPFGFSLFYLKGVAPPGVSTLSIYRGIVPFVALQLAALAIVVLVPGLATWLPGVVAAR, via the coding sequence ATGGAGTACCTTGCGATCTGGATGTTCGTGGTGATGACCGCCCTCCTGCTCCTGGGCTTCCCGGTGGCCTTCACCCTGCTCGGCACCTCCCTCTTCTTCGGCCTCCTGGGCTTCGGCTGGAGCTTCTTCGATCTGCTCCCCCTCCGGGTCTGGGGCGTCATGACCAACTTCACCCTGGTGGCGGTGCCGCTGTTCGTCTTCATGGGGGTGATGCTGGAACGGGCCGGGATCGCCGGCGAGCTCCTCGAGGCCATGGCCCTCCTCTTCGGGCGCATCCGCGGGGGGCTCGCGGTGACCGTGGTGGTGGTGGGGGCCCTCCTCGGGGCCTCCACGGGCATCGTCGGGGCCACCGTGGTCACCATGGGGCTGCTCGCCCTGCCCACCATGCTCAAGCACCGCTACCAGCACGAACTGGCTACCGGGACCGTGGCGGCCGCCGGCACCCTGGGCCAGATCATCCCGCCGAGCATCATCCTGGTGCTCCTCGGCGACGTGATCGGCGTCTCGGTGGGGGATCTCTTCGTGGGGGCGCTGCTGCCGGGCCTCCTCCTGGTGGGGCTCTACATGGCCTACATCCTGGTCCAGGCCTGGCGCCACCCGGAACGGGCCCCGGCCGTGGACCGGCGGGAGGCGGACATCCCTGAGGGGACCTCGCTGCCGCGCCTCGTGGCCCGGGCCCTCGTCCCCCCGATGGTCCTCATCGTGGCGGTGCTCGGCTCCATCTTCGCCGGCATCGCCTCGCCCACCGAGGCCGCGGGGCTCGGGGCCTCCGGCGCCACCCTGCTCTGCATGGCCCGGGGCCGGTTCGACCGGCGCATCCTCCGGGAGGTCATGGCGGCCACCACCCAGCTCACCAGCATGGTCTTCATCATCCTGGTGGGGGCGGCGGCCTTCGGGCTGGTCTTCCGCGGCCTCGGGGGCCCCGCGCTCATCCGGGAGTTCATCTTCGCCCTGCCACTGGGGCGGTGGGGGATCCTGGCCCTGGTGATGGGGCTGATCTTCGTGGTGGGCTTCTTTCTTGATTTTATCGAAATAACTTTTATTTATGTGCCAATCCTCACACCGATTCTCCACGCCCTCCACTTCGACCCCGTCTGGTTCGCGGTGCTCTTCGCCATGAACCTCCAGACCTCCTTCCTCACGCCGCCCTTCGGCTTCTCCCTCTTCTACCTCAAGGGCGTGGCCCCTCCGGGGGTCTCCACCCTCTCCATCTACCGGGGCATCGTCCCCTTCGTGGCCCTGCAACTGGCGGCCCTGGCCATCGTGGTCCTGGTGCCGGGCCTGGCCACCTGGCTGCCGGGGGTGGTGGCCGCCCGGTGA
- a CDS encoding TRAP transporter small permease subunit, with product MTRLPEKIARAADALNDAVGRAASWLSLALVVLVTVDVALRYLFRVSFVAAQELEWHLFAVLFLLGAGYTLRHDAHVRVDVFYQRFGPRTRALVNLLGCLFFLFPGCFLVIKTSWPFVAASWRALEGSPDPGGLPYRFALKAMIPLAFVLLALQGVSLAVRSAAALAGRRAGEPEEPR from the coding sequence ATGACCCGCTTGCCCGAAAAGATCGCCCGCGCCGCGGACGCCTTGAACGACGCCGTGGGCCGGGCCGCCTCGTGGCTCTCCCTGGCCCTGGTGGTGCTGGTGACCGTGGACGTGGCGCTCCGCTACCTCTTCCGGGTGAGCTTCGTGGCCGCCCAGGAACTGGAATGGCACCTCTTCGCCGTCCTCTTCCTCCTCGGCGCCGGCTACACCCTCCGGCATGACGCCCACGTCCGGGTGGACGTCTTCTACCAGCGCTTCGGCCCCCGCACCCGGGCCCTGGTGAACCTCCTCGGCTGCCTCTTCTTCCTGTTCCCCGGCTGCTTCCTGGTCATCAAGACCTCGTGGCCCTTCGTGGCCGCCTCGTGGCGCGCCCTCGAGGGGTCGCCGGACCCGGGGGGCCTCCCCTACCGCTTCGCCTTGAAGGCCATGATCCCCCTCGCCTTCGTGCTGCTCGCCCTCCAGGGCGTCTCCCTGGCCGTGAGGAGCGCCGCGGCCCTGGCGGGCCGGCGGGCCGGCGAACCCGAGGAGCCCCGCTGA